The following coding sequences lie in one Arachis hypogaea cultivar Tifrunner chromosome 9, arahy.Tifrunner.gnm2.J5K5, whole genome shotgun sequence genomic window:
- the LOC112711487 gene encoding ras-related protein RABC2a produces the protein MGSGSKVGNSSFDYSFKVLLIGDSGVGKSSLLLSFISKYLHHHLSPTIGVDFKIKLFTIGGKRVKLTIWDTAGQERFGTVISSYYRGAHGIILVYDVTKRESFTNLADIWAREVELYSTNPDCIKILVGNKVDKESERAVTKEEGMALAQEHRCLFLECSAKTRENVQQCFNDLTLKMLEVPSLRENGSSIVKRQKQIHNKPQSGDCCSQ, from the exons atggGTTCAGGTTCAAAAGTAGGGAATAGCAGCTTTGATTACTCGTTTAAGGTGTTATTGATTGGTGACTCTGGTGTTGGCAAGAGCAGCCTCCTCCTCAGCTTTATCTCCAAATACCTTCATCATCATCTTTCCCCCACTATTG GTGTGGACTTCAAGATCAAGCTTTTTACCATTGGTGGTAAAAGAGTGAAGCTTACTATTTGGGACACAG CTGGACAAGAGAGGTTTGGAACGGTAATAAGCTCGTATTACAGAGGCGCCCACGGAATCATTCTTG TCTACGACGTGACAAAGCGCGAGTCATTTACAAACCTGGCGGACATATGGGCAAGAGAAGTTGAGCTTTACTCCACCAACCCCGATTGCATCAAAATTTTAGTTGGCAATAAAGTCGATAAG GAGAGTGAAAGAGCCGTTACAAAGGAAGAGGGTATGGCTCTTGCGCAGGAGCATCGATGCTTGTTCCTAGAATGTAGCGCCAAAACTCGGGAAAATGTTCAGCAATGCTTCAATGATCTAACACTAAAG ATGTTAGAGGTTCCGAGTTTACGTGAAAATGGATCATCGATAGTTAAGAGACAAAAGCAAATACACAATAAACCTCAGAGTGGCGATTGTTGTTCGCAGTAA
- the LOC112709431 gene encoding monocopper oxidase-like protein SKU5, which translates to MRINGYYCRVFMLFTYTTFLVLEFVTRCSAIEVYHEWHVSLDTNVSPLNVNQSVIAINEMFPGPLINVTTNDVVHVNVFNNLDEPLLFTWHGIQQRLNSWQDGVSGTNCPILPHHNWTYVFQTKDQIGTFFYYPSIQFQKAAGGFGAIRVNNRDVIAVPFPKPEAEFDLLIGDWSTEDYKISKSMMRNKDVNSYAVPKFILMNGKGPYGNNLSKSFESFTVTRGKSYRFRISNVGNALSLNLRIQNHEMLLVETEGSYTNQILLDSLDVHIGQSYSVIVKTNQSEADYYIVASPKLTNTNDSSDLLGIGVLHYSNSTKGVTGPLPTGPDPFDVEFSRNQARSIRWNLTAGAARPNPQGSFNVSNVTLSHTFILLGSLEEISGLPLYAVNNVSYYTIGTPLKLADHFVNGSGVYQLDAFPHDSVNANASYGISVVSGKHKGWAEFVFKNKMNVMDTWHLDGFGFFLVGFGDGDWTPASRDTYNLVDPVVRSTVQVYPGGWTAVYAFLDNPGMWNLRSQVLKRWYLGQELYIRVFDADPDPAKERPPPENLLLCG; encoded by the exons ATGAGAATCAATGGCTATTATTGTAGGGTGTTCATGCTCTTCACCTATACTACATTTCTAGTTCTAGAATTTGTTACAAGGTGTAGTGCCATTGAAGTTTACCATGAATGGCATGTTTCTCTTGATACAAATGTTTCACCTTTGAATGTGAATCAAAGT GTTATTGCTATCAATGAAATGTTCCCTGGTCCCCTTATTAATGTCACAACCAATGATGTTGTCCATGTCAATGTCTTCAACAATTTGGATGAACCACTACTCTTCACTTG GCATGGTATACAACAAAGGCTTAACTCTTGGCAAGATGGAGTTTCTGGAACAAATTGCCCCATTCTACCTCATCATAATTGGACTTATGTCTTtcaaaccaaagatcaaatagGTACCTTCTTCTACTACCCTTCTATTCAATTCCAAAAGGCCGCCGGGGGTTTCGGAGCGATTCGAGTCAACAATCGCGATGTCATTGCTGTGCCTTTCCCCAAACCGGAAGCCGAATTTGATCTTCTTATAGGGGATTGGTCTACTGAAGACTACAAG ATAAGTAAGTCGATGATGCGAAATAAGGATGTAAATAGTTATGCAGTTCCTAAATTCATTCTGATGAATGGAAAAGGTCCTTATGGAAACAACTTGTCAAAGTCCTTTGAGTCCTTCACTGTCACACGAG GTAAGAGCTACAGGTTTAGAATATCAAATGTGGGGAATGCATTGAGCTTGAATCTCAGAATTCAGAATCATGAAATGCTACTAGTTGAGACAGAAGGCTCTTATACCAACCAAATCCTATTGGATTCTCTTGATGTGCATATTGGCCAGTCCTACTCTGTTATTGTGAAGACGAATCAAAGCGAAGCTGATTATTATATCGTCGCCAGTCCAAAATTAACCAACACAAATGATTCTAGCGACCTTCTAGGTATAGGAGTGCTTCACTACTCAAATTCTACCAAAGGTGTTACTGGACCTCTGCCAACTGGACCAGACCCTTTTGATGTTGAATTTTCACGAAATCAAGCCAGATCCATTag GTGGAATTTGACCGCGGGAGCAGCAAGGCCTAATCCACAAGGAAGCTTCAATGTTAGCAATGTAACTCTGTCACACACCTTCATTCTTCTAGGTTCCCTGGAAGAAATAAGCGGCCTACCGCTCTATGCCGTCAATAATGTCTCTTATTACACCATTGGCACGCCGTTGAAACTCGCCGACCACTTTGTAAACGGCAGCGGCGTATATCAACTCGACGCGTTTCCTCATGACTCTGTCAATGCTAATGCTTCATATGGAATTTCAGTTGTTTCTGGTAAACACAAAGGATGGGCAGAATTTGTCTTCAAAAATAAGATGAATGTCATGGATACTTGGCATTTGGATGGTTTTGGTTTCTTTCTTGTGGG GTTTGGAGATGGAGACTGGACCCCGGCCTCACGTGATACTTACAACCTTGTTGATCCGGTAGTTAGGTCCACCGTCCAAGTTTACCCCGGAGGATGGACGGCGGTTTACGCCTTCCTCGACAATCCCGGAATGTGGAACTTGAGGTCACAAGTTTTGAAACGATGGTACTTAGGCCAAGAACTATACATTAGAGTTTTTGATGCTGATCCTGACCCTGCTAAGGAGAGACCACCACCAGAAAACCTTCTTTTATGTGGTTAG